In Saccharothrix violaceirubra, the following are encoded in one genomic region:
- a CDS encoding thioredoxin family protein, producing the protein MRTLNDETFRETVGGGAVLVEFSATWCPPCRMVEPVLDEIDRELAGLDVYKIDTDESPVTARDQKVMSAPTMQLWRDGELVAQIVGARPKSQLLAWLEPHLG; encoded by the coding sequence GTGCGCACGTTGAACGACGAGACGTTCCGCGAGACCGTGGGCGGCGGTGCCGTCCTGGTCGAGTTCTCGGCCACGTGGTGCCCGCCGTGCCGGATGGTCGAGCCCGTGCTGGACGAGATCGACCGGGAACTGGCGGGCCTGGACGTGTACAAGATCGACACGGACGAGAGCCCGGTGACCGCACGGGACCAGAAGGTCATGTCCGCGCCGACGATGCAGTTGTGGCGCGACGGCGAACTCGTGGCCCAGATCGTGGGTGCCCGGCCGAAGTCCCAGCTGCTGGCCTGGTTGGAGCCGCACCTGGGGTGA
- a CDS encoding MerR family transcriptional regulator → MRIGELARLGGTTTRALRYYESLGLLTARRNSTGQREYDEDDLRLLAEIRSLTGLGFALEDTRPFVECLRDGHSSGDACPASVAVYRRKLAELEECVTRLEAARDRVRAQLEQAERRGRPCAR, encoded by the coding sequence GTGCGCATCGGGGAACTGGCTCGGCTGGGTGGGACGACCACCCGGGCGTTGCGCTACTACGAATCGCTCGGCCTGCTGACCGCGCGGCGGAACTCCACGGGACAGCGCGAGTACGACGAGGACGACCTGCGGCTGCTGGCCGAGATCAGGTCGCTCACCGGACTCGGCTTCGCGCTGGAGGACACCCGGCCGTTCGTGGAGTGCCTGCGCGACGGGCACTCCAGCGGCGACGCGTGCCCCGCGTCGGTCGCGGTGTACCGGCGCAAGCTCGCCGAGCTGGAGGAGTGCGTGACCAGGCTCGAGGCCGCCCGCGACCGGGTGCGCGCACAACTGGAGCAGGCGGAACGAAGGGGAAGACCGTGCGCACGTTGA